GGCCGCGGCCGTCCCCGGGTGCTTCGGTATCTTGCCTACCGTATCGCGCTCATGGTGCCGCTGCTCCTGGGGACGGCCCTCCTCATCTTTCTCGCGGGACACTACGCGCCCGGCGATCCCGTGCAGGTGCTGCTCGCGGACCACTACACGCCCGCGGCGGCCGCGCATCTCCGCCACGAGCTAGGACTCGATCAGCCGCTCGCCGGGCAGTTCGCGGCCTACGTGGGCCGGGCCGCACGCTTCGACTTCGGCGTTTCGTACATCAATCCGGACCGGCAGGTCGCCGACATCGTGCGGCAGACGCTGCCGATCAGCCTTCGTCTCGCCGCCCTGGCCGTCGCCGCGGCCGCGCTCGCCGGGACCTGTCTCGGAGTCAGCGCGGCCGTGCTGCGCCGGTCGATCGCCGACCGGCTGATCCAGTTGTGGGTCATCACCGGCCTCTCCGTGCCGAGCTTCGTCGTCGCAGCCGTCCTCGTGCTGCTCTTCGCCGTCCGGTGGCGCCTGTTGCCGGTCGCGGGGTGGGGACACCCCGCCGATTACGCGCTGCCGGTGGCCGTCCTGGCGGCCGCGCCGATCGCGTACATCACACGGATCAGCCGG
The genomic region above belongs to bacterium and contains:
- a CDS encoding ABC transporter permease, with translation MLRYLAYRIALMVPLLLGTALLIFLAGHYAPGDPVQVLLADHYTPAAAAHLRHELGLDQPLAGQFAAYVGRAARFDFGVSYINPDRQVADIVRQTLPISLRLAALAVAAAALAGTCLGVSAAVLRRSIADRLIQLWVITGLSVPSFVVAAVLVLLFAVRWRLLPVAGWGHPADYALPVAVLAAAPIAYITRISRASVRQVLTEDYIRTARSKGLRGGAILARHVMRNAALPIVTTIGMAFGYAITGAFVVEVIFNIPGMARVAVDAILQRDYTVIQTAVLVYTAIFTLVNLAVDLSYAALNPRIRY